The following proteins come from a genomic window of Acidobacteriota bacterium:
- a CDS encoding cytochrome c3 family protein, translating to MSPPLVFAFLLALPPAAQAPAPAPAPAAGECLACHAEPDLAITFGDGSSKSLRIDGDTVAQSVHGGKVTCADCHPQQRDIPHAGRRFASARQLATSMSESCQRCHFSDYRRTLDSAHAAAVRRGDLMAPVCVDCHGGHDMTRPDVPRTRIAGTCAKCHEGVAKTYAASVHGRDAAKNVADVPTCTDCHRTHDIGGPRQKGWKTASPDICGNCHADEERMRKYGLSTNVLKTYVADFHGKTASLRKGTDAADGRAFVALCSDCHGVHDIARVGDSTSKVIQANLATTCRQCHAKASANFSQAWLSHYEPSWERTPAVYAVKVGYSVFIPFIIGGLILQMLLHLWRMAVNR from the coding sequence ATGTCTCCACCGCTGGTGTTCGCGTTCTTACTGGCGCTGCCGCCAGCCGCCCAGGCTCCTGCCCCCGCGCCGGCGCCGGCCGCCGGCGAATGTCTTGCCTGTCACGCCGAGCCGGATCTCGCGATCACGTTTGGCGACGGGTCCAGCAAGTCGCTGCGCATCGACGGCGACACCGTTGCACAATCGGTGCACGGCGGCAAGGTGACATGCGCGGACTGCCACCCGCAGCAGCGCGACATCCCGCACGCCGGGCGGAGGTTTGCCTCGGCGCGCCAGCTCGCGACGTCGATGTCCGAGAGCTGCCAGCGCTGTCACTTCTCGGACTACCGGCGCACGCTGGACAGCGCCCACGCCGCGGCGGTCAGGCGCGGCGACCTGATGGCGCCGGTCTGCGTGGACTGCCATGGCGGCCACGACATGACGCGGCCGGACGTGCCGCGGACGAGGATCGCCGGCACGTGCGCGAAGTGCCACGAAGGGGTCGCCAAGACGTACGCGGCCAGCGTGCACGGCCGCGACGCCGCGAAGAACGTGGCGGACGTGCCCACGTGCACCGACTGCCACCGCACGCACGACATCGGCGGCCCGCGCCAGAAGGGATGGAAGACCGCGAGCCCGGACATCTGCGGCAACTGCCACGCCGATGAGGAGCGGATGCGCAAGTACGGCCTGTCGACGAACGTCCTCAAGACGTACGTCGCCGACTTCCACGGCAAGACCGCGTCGCTCCGGAAGGGGACGGACGCGGCGGACGGGCGGGCCTTCGTCGCGCTCTGCTCGGACTGCCACGGCGTGCACGACATTGCCCGCGTCGGCGACAGCACCTCGAAAGTCATCCAGGCGAACCTCGCGACGACGTGCCGGCAGTGCCACGCGAAGGCGAGCGCCAACTTCTCGCAGGCATGGCTCTCGCACTACGAGCCGAGCTGGGAGCGCACGCCGGCGGTCTACGCCGTGAAGGTCGGGTATTCGGTCTTCATTCCGTTCATCATCGGCGGGTTGATCCTGCAGATGCTGCTGCACCTGTGGCGAATGGCGGTGAATCGATGA